The genomic stretch GTGCATGCAGATCACCGTCTGGGTCTCCTCGCAGGCGGCGAAGAACGGGTCCCAGTAGTGGTCCTTGTCGTGCACCGAGGGCAGCCCGAGGAACGGCGGGATCTCCGAGAAGCACACGGCGTGCACACCGCGGTCCGCGTTGCGCCTGACCTCGGCCGCGCCAGCCTCGGCATCCCAAAGAGGGATGAGGGTCAGCGGGATGAGCCGGCCGCCCGACTCACCGCACCACTCGTCGACCATCCAGTCGTTGTAGGCCTTCACGCACAGCAGTGCCAGGTCCTTGTCCGAGGCCTCCATGAATGTCTGTCCGCAGAAACGCGGGAACGTGGGGAAGCACAAGGACGCCTCGATCCAGTTGGTGTCCATGTCCTCGAGGCGGGGCTTGACCTGCCACGAGCCTGGGCGCATCCAGTCGTAGGTGGTCCCCTTCATGGTGATCTCGTCCCGGTCGTGGCCGACCGCGGCGTCGACCCTGAGCAGCGGACGGCGCAGGTCCTCGTACAGCCACCAGTCGACCGGCTCGCCGGGATCCCCCGGCTTGCCCGGCTCGGCCACGAACTTGCCGCCGACGAAGGAGATCTCCTTCACCGGAGCCTGCAGGACGCGTGGACCGACGTCCTGGTACCGGAAGGGGAGCCGATCCGTCCACACGGTCGGCGGCTCGACGACGTGATCGTCCACGGAGATGATCCTCGGGATCTGCATGGGCTGATCGTACCGCCAACCTGACGACGTGTCAGGCCCCTTGGAGGGCAACGGGAGGCGACCTGTAACACAATCCGCCCCAAAGACGATCCCTACCATCGCAGGCTGGGGAAAGGTCAGGTCAGCTGGGGTGCGGGTCGAAACAGACGGCAAGCAGTTCGCGCTCGATAGGCAACGGTTCCTGTTCCGAGGTGTCACCTACGGCACCTTCGGCCAGCGCGAGGACGGGGCGCTGTTCCCCGATCGGGAGCAGATCAAGCGGGACTTCTGCGCCATGCACGAAGCGGGGTTCA from Acidimicrobiales bacterium encodes the following:
- a CDS encoding amidohydrolase family protein, with protein sequence MQIPRIISVDDHVVEPPTVWTDRLPFRYQDVGPRVLQAPVKEISFVGGKFVAEPGKPGDPGEPVDWWLYEDLRRPLLRVDAAVGHDRDEITMKGTTYDWMRPGSWQVKPRLEDMDTNWIEASLCFPTFPRFCGQTFMEASDKDLALLCVKAYNDWMVDEWCGESGGRLIPLTLIPLWDAEAGAAEVRRNADRGVHAVCFSEIPPFLGLPSVHDKDHYWDPFFAACEETQTVICMHIGSSSKMPSTSKDAPPAVGSTLTFANACYSLVDWLMCGAFNRFPDLKIAYSEGQIGWIPYILERADVVWQDNRAWGGVAENVLRPPSELFREHVYGCFFDDAHGLRSLDDIGVDNVTYESDYPHSDSTWPRTRQIAEEQMKDLDPEAVDKIVRGNAIRMLALDG